In the Candidatus Poribacteria bacterium genome, one interval contains:
- a CDS encoding LamG domain-containing protein, giving the protein MSLFKNVRVTLASFMAVFLLIALPSLAEIDPESITGMWLFDEGKGGTAADSSENGNDGEIHGAKWVDGKFGKALEFDGASNWVEVPHSNTVGFKAGVSFTITCYFKGTRVAGALVGKNYEDTSQVLPWYLLWNGGADNKVTLYLRDGASTSFRANGTTEIGDDKWHFVVGRADADAGKASIWIDGKMEAEADFNVKDGYGTGDGVFHVGRHYDRYTEGIIDEVALFNVALEEEDIKSLMEDGLETAAAVEPVNKLTTTWGRIKQQ; this is encoded by the coding sequence ATGTCTTTATTTAAAAATGTGCGAGTAACGCTTGCGAGTTTTATGGCAGTTTTTTTGTTGATAGCACTGCCCAGCCTCGCTGAGATTGATCCGGAGAGTATCACCGGAATGTGGCTCTTTGACGAAGGAAAAGGTGGTACCGCCGCAGATTCATCAGAGAACGGAAACGATGGTGAGATTCACGGCGCGAAGTGGGTAGATGGGAAATTTGGAAAAGCACTTGAATTTGATGGTGCCAGCAATTGGGTTGAAGTGCCGCACTCAAACACTGTCGGCTTTAAAGCGGGTGTCTCGTTCACAATCACCTGTTATTTCAAAGGGACCAGGGTCGCTGGCGCACTCGTTGGAAAAAATTATGAGGATACATCGCAGGTCCTGCCGTGGTATCTGCTCTGGAACGGAGGTGCCGATAACAAGGTAACCCTCTACCTGCGCGATGGCGCATCAACCAGTTTCCGAGCGAATGGCACAACCGAAATTGGGGATGACAAATGGCATTTTGTCGTTGGTAGAGCCGATGCGGATGCTGGCAAGGCTTCGATATGGATAGACGGTAAAATGGAAGCTGAAGCCGACTTTAACGTAAAAGATGGATACGGCACCGGTGACGGCGTATTTCATGTCGGACGGCACTATGATCGGTATACTGAAGGCATTATTGATGAAGTTGCCCTCTTCAATGTCGCTTTGGAAGAAGAGGATATAAAATCTCTCATGGAAGACGGCCTTGAAACCGCTGCCGCTGTCGAACCTGTGAACAAATTGACAACGACATGGGGTAGAATCAAACAGCAATAA
- a CDS encoding Dabb family protein, whose translation MVEHIVLLKLKSEVTEAQLETLSDALLGMTDEIPGIASITAGTNNSPEGKSQGYAYGFIVRFTDEAARDAYLPHPFHRQVASEHIRPLVEDVLVFDYSAPADAQSM comes from the coding sequence ATGGTTGAACACATTGTCCTACTCAAACTAAAGTCAGAGGTTACCGAGGCGCAGCTGGAAACCTTATCCGATGCCTTGTTGGGAATGACTGATGAAATCCCCGGCATTGCGTCCATAACTGCTGGCACGAACAACAGTCCTGAAGGCAAAAGCCAAGGGTATGCATACGGTTTTATCGTCCGTTTTACAGACGAAGCCGCACGCGACGCATATCTACCGCACCCTTTTCACCGTCAAGTCGCAAGTGAGCACATCCGTCCGCTTGTTGAAGATGTGCTTGTTTTCGATTATTCTGCCCCTGCTGATGCCCAAAGCATGTAG
- a CDS encoding carboxypeptidase regulatory-like domain-containing protein, whose translation VQLANRKLAIPKAVQLANRKLAIQTLTFALLLLVGLGCGTENPVEEAVDSSLTETSTGTLRGEVQSIEGVLIQVRLLKDGQLLTQTETQGTYELGAVEAGNYTLQVSAKGYETKEINATVTPGQVISLDKVTLVPLEIPVSHLRGVLTNAATSEPLGEVNLQLTDKAGKVYEALTTATGVFTFENLPVEQALTLAIDHAGYEGKEVAVHPIPAAETLELVVELIPLAEPERLDPGQGLSIGSQAPDFELPDGNGKLHALADSIGNENVVLIFYRGGW comes from the coding sequence CGGTGCAGCTTGCCAACCGAAAACTTGCTATACCAAAGGCGGTGCAGCTTGCCAACCGAAAACTTGCTATACAAACGTTGACATTCGCACTCCTGTTGTTGGTGGGATTGGGCTGCGGAACAGAAAATCCGGTTGAGGAAGCGGTAGATTCCTCTCTAACCGAGACATCGACAGGCACGCTGCGTGGAGAGGTACAATCCATTGAGGGTGTATTAATTCAGGTACGTTTGTTGAAAGATGGGCAGCTTTTGACGCAGACCGAGACACAGGGTACCTACGAACTTGGAGCGGTCGAGGCTGGAAACTACACACTTCAAGTGTCAGCGAAGGGCTATGAAACCAAAGAGATAAATGCCACAGTTACCCCTGGGCAAGTTATTTCGCTGGATAAGGTGACGCTCGTACCCTTGGAAATCCCAGTCTCACATCTGCGCGGTGTGCTGACCAACGCAGCGACGAGTGAACCTCTCGGTGAGGTAAACCTGCAGCTTACGGATAAGGCGGGGAAAGTTTACGAAGCCTTGACGACAGCGACAGGTGTTTTTACCTTTGAAAACCTTCCAGTGGAACAAGCGTTGACCTTGGCAATTGATCACGCGGGTTATGAAGGTAAGGAAGTGGCAGTACATCCGATACCCGCGGCTGAGACTTTGGAATTGGTTGTTGAACTCATACCGCTGGCGGAGCCTGAAAGATTGGACCCGGGTCAAGGTTTGAGTATTGGAAGCCAGGCACCAGACTTTGAATTGCCCGATGGGAACGGCAAATTACACGCACTCGCTGATTCTATTGGGAACGAGAATGTCGTACTCATATTTTACCGCGGTGGTTGGTGA
- a CDS encoding WD40 repeat domain-containing protein: MKRLLFITFLSIAAMLSTSFAQDNTKVGLPDGAIARLGKGGINLMRFSPDGTHLVVGTDVAVWVYDVPNGNETALFTGHGGQVNALAFSPDGKILASGGAANPIIQLWELETGSKLATFKLAERHDSATALAFSDDGTTLISLDKFGDIISWDVDTGRKLSDTKNVDTYEVAALSQHGGMVAIGDKNGTQIHLWNTATGRRRVTLNGHAGFFEADQDEREAEIRMLAFTQDGKTLVSGSEDETVLLWNTENGTKQATLSGHEEVVTTVAFSVDGKTVASGAANKLIKVWDVKTERELATLRGHKNTINALTFAPEGTSRYSGCLASGSADGTIRFWDPDNGQELAIFTAGHTEWVKAVAFTENGTTLTSAAFNGIVEVWNLRTAQELITFTEAESDLTETVAFSLDGTYFISRGRSGTIVFDPYGWGHRGGHFQQGFKVQLWKITSGEELLGSWQDGADPRDPFVFSSDNKVLATRGPQDIRGWNMSTGVEIFRFHTITPFPKKLRFSSNGTLLAVYGIHGTPQVWNVDARREFPTFTTERASSLAFSPDNAILALGHTDSITLWNVTKTGMQEHSVISDNHRGFSDILIFSPDGKTLLDSKWSESRIQLRDVDTGEDLGTLSGHTEPIETLVFSHDGKTLASGSEDGTVLLWDWNAIIDKAVRNIGGGAL; this comes from the coding sequence ATGAAACGTTTACTCTTCATCACTTTTCTATCAATTGCCGCGATGCTCTCTACCAGTTTCGCGCAAGACAATACAAAAGTGGGATTACCTGACGGGGCAATTGCGCGGCTTGGAAAGGGTGGTATCAACCTAATGCGGTTCTCACCCGACGGCACTCACCTTGTTGTGGGAACGGATGTCGCGGTTTGGGTATACGATGTCCCAAATGGAAACGAAACCGCTCTGTTCACAGGACACGGCGGGCAGGTCAATGCGCTGGCGTTCTCACCAGATGGAAAGATTCTCGCAAGTGGTGGGGCCGCTAATCCAATCATCCAGTTGTGGGAACTGGAGACTGGTAGCAAACTCGCAACTTTCAAATTAGCCGAGAGGCATGATTCAGCGACAGCGTTGGCATTCTCCGATGATGGTACAACACTGATAAGTCTGGATAAATTTGGTGATATTATTTCTTGGGATGTGGACACCGGCAGAAAATTATCGGACACAAAAAACGTGGACACATACGAGGTAGCAGCACTCTCTCAACATGGTGGTATGGTTGCCATTGGAGACAAAAATGGTACACAAATTCATTTGTGGAACACAGCGACAGGCAGACGAAGGGTGACACTCAATGGACATGCGGGCTTTTTTGAAGCAGATCAGGACGAAAGGGAAGCGGAAATTCGGATGTTGGCGTTCACACAAGATGGAAAAACGCTCGTAAGCGGGAGTGAGGACGAAACAGTACTGCTGTGGAATACCGAGAACGGTACTAAACAAGCGACACTCAGTGGGCATGAAGAGGTGGTTACTACCGTTGCCTTTTCGGTTGATGGAAAAACCGTTGCCAGCGGTGCCGCGAATAAACTAATCAAGGTGTGGGATGTCAAGACGGAACGTGAGCTTGCAACGCTTAGAGGGCATAAAAACACTATTAATGCCCTAACCTTCGCACCAGAAGGAACATCTCGTTATAGCGGGTGCCTTGCCAGCGGAAGTGCTGATGGCACCATCCGGTTTTGGGATCCTGACAATGGACAGGAACTCGCTATCTTTACCGCTGGGCATACGGAGTGGGTGAAAGCGGTCGCGTTTACTGAAAATGGAACAACACTCACGAGTGCAGCGTTTAATGGAATTGTCGAAGTCTGGAATCTGAGAACAGCACAAGAGTTGATAACCTTTACCGAAGCAGAGAGTGATTTAACTGAGACGGTCGCATTTTCATTGGATGGTACATACTTTATCAGCCGAGGCAGAAGTGGCACAATCGTCTTTGATCCGTATGGATGGGGGCATCGCGGGGGGCATTTCCAACAAGGATTCAAAGTACAATTATGGAAGATAACCAGTGGTGAGGAACTCCTTGGATCTTGGCAGGATGGTGCAGACCCCCGGGACCCATTCGTATTCTCGTCCGACAACAAAGTCCTTGCAACCCGTGGTCCTCAAGACATTCGTGGGTGGAACATGAGCACTGGCGTTGAAATATTTCGGTTTCACACGATAACACCGTTCCCGAAGAAGTTGAGGTTTTCATCCAATGGAACCCTGCTTGCTGTATACGGCATTCACGGCACTCCACAAGTATGGAATGTGGACGCGCGTCGCGAATTTCCAACATTCACCACTGAGAGAGCTAGCAGCTTGGCATTCTCACCCGATAATGCTATTCTTGCTCTGGGACATACGGATAGCATTACTTTGTGGAACGTAACAAAGACAGGCATGCAGGAACACAGCGTAATTTCTGATAATCACCGAGGGTTCAGTGATATATTAATATTCTCACCCGATGGAAAAACGCTTCTTGATTCTAAATGGAGTGAGTCTCGAATCCAGTTACGAGATGTGGACACCGGCGAGGATTTAGGAACTCTCTCCGGACATACAGAGCCAATAGAAACTTTGGTATTTTCACACGATGGGAAGACACTTGCCAGCGGTTCTGAGGATGGGACAGTGCTGCTCTGGGATTGGAATGCAATCATTGACAAAGCAGTACGAAATATCGGAGGCGGCGCGTTGTGA
- a CDS encoding sulfatase, with protein sequence MNWNIVVVVSDTLRTAYLSPYGNDWIQTPNLARFAEQSVKFTNAHPECLPTIPTRRTLHTGRRAYPFSTYTPVPWDNVYTPGWQPMSSDEPAIAESLVQNGYHTGFFADVPHYFVPGMNFTRGFRQWEFVRGQAEDRYRGGAHADPSLISRYRGNPDRIRAHIVNVQPERPEETWPTARLFRSAIEFVEHNHQNTPFYLYVDGFTPHETWEAPIHYYDLYGKREDREPICLNLPYGSLKDEELEERLPSVKANYAGLVTLVDTWFGRLVDTIDRLGLRENTLIIFLADHGTNFAENPDKATGKPANFMYPGTMDIPMIVSHPSGANAGTTCDEFVYTLDVPATVMAASQVEPTGEIQGQSLLPLVEGKSGFESREYLTCRYVNSVWYKDAKSWYFSSVDFNDDIRLFDLEADIDCQHNIADKGADRIALAQERILADAGGHLPHYKRQGRTDALGRPQFAEA encoded by the coding sequence ATGAATTGGAATATAGTCGTCGTTGTTTCAGATACACTGCGAACCGCATATCTCAGTCCTTACGGCAACGATTGGATTCAGACACCCAATTTAGCACGATTTGCCGAACAGAGCGTCAAATTTACGAACGCACATCCGGAATGCTTGCCGACCATTCCGACGCGCCGCACCTTACACACCGGTAGACGTGCCTATCCGTTCAGCACTTATACGCCTGTGCCGTGGGATAACGTCTATACACCCGGTTGGCAGCCGATGTCTTCCGATGAACCCGCAATCGCTGAATCACTTGTCCAAAACGGGTATCATACCGGTTTCTTTGCCGATGTACCGCACTATTTCGTACCGGGCATGAATTTCACGCGCGGCTTCCGGCAGTGGGAATTCGTCCGAGGTCAAGCCGAGGACAGATACCGCGGTGGCGCGCACGCCGATCCATCACTGATTTCCCGCTACCGAGGGAACCCCGACCGTATCCGTGCGCATATTGTGAACGTCCAACCCGAACGTCCAGAGGAAACATGGCCCACAGCCCGACTGTTCCGTTCTGCAATTGAGTTTGTTGAACATAACCATCAAAACACACCGTTTTACCTCTACGTTGATGGATTCACACCGCATGAAACGTGGGAAGCACCCATCCACTACTACGATCTCTACGGTAAGCGCGAAGACCGAGAACCTATCTGTCTCAATCTGCCCTACGGTTCGCTTAAAGATGAAGAACTTGAGGAACGATTGCCGAGCGTTAAAGCAAACTACGCCGGTTTGGTAACCCTCGTAGATACATGGTTCGGAAGGTTGGTAGATACCATCGATCGGCTTGGACTGCGTGAAAATACACTCATCATTTTCCTCGCAGACCACGGCACAAACTTCGCGGAGAATCCGGACAAAGCCACCGGAAAACCTGCAAACTTCATGTATCCCGGCACGATGGACATCCCTATGATAGTCAGCCATCCGTCAGGTGCTAACGCCGGTACGACGTGTGATGAATTCGTCTATACGCTTGATGTGCCTGCCACCGTCATGGCAGCCAGCCAAGTCGAACCTACTGGCGAAATTCAAGGACAGAGTTTGCTGCCACTTGTCGAAGGTAAAAGCGGTTTTGAATCGCGTGAATACTTGACCTGTCGCTATGTCAACTCTGTTTGGTATAAAGACGCGAAGAGTTGGTACTTCTCCAGCGTCGATTTTAATGACGATATACGACTGTTTGACCTTGAAGCAGACATCGACTGTCAGCATAACATCGCCGACAAGGGTGCTGATCGGATTGCGCTCGCGCAGGAGCGGATCTTAGCGGATGCAGGCGGGCATCTCCCACACTATAAACGTCAGGGCAGAACGGATGCTCTCGGTAGACCGCAGTTCGCAGAAGCGTAG
- a CDS encoding DUF362 domain-containing protein, with product MKPYDEVTANIIADSQEDEQHQDALDRREFLTRLAAGVGGIGGALSTLPAFAQLSSGQLQPNDVQTGPLTPVVEALGKEVWDGDRLDEDAVSELMDQAMMKLTGRASAKEAWRDIVLPDDIVGIKINPLGGPELSTHSIIVDKIVEGVYGAGVLKKQIVIWDRFEDHLLNAGYPIRQEDGEVRTIASDTEGIGYDDEVFYESEKDSVTRRENESTRSRYSRIVTQEVDVLINVPVLKHHAMAGVSGCLKNLAFGSVDNTRRFHGKPIYCNPAIGEILEHKVLKDKLALNIVDGLVASFDKGPTYHAESAWKYGGLFISTDPVILDVLVLQTINQKREEMELDSVSKLANHVNTASSLGLGTNTLDQVDLQKVEV from the coding sequence ATGAAACCTTACGACGAGGTTACGGCGAACATTATTGCTGATAGCCAAGAGGATGAACAACATCAAGACGCACTTGATCGCCGAGAGTTCTTAACTCGGCTTGCTGCCGGTGTCGGGGGAATCGGGGGCGCGCTTAGTACACTTCCAGCATTTGCGCAGCTGAGTAGTGGGCAATTACAGCCAAACGACGTACAGACAGGACCCCTTACGCCTGTTGTTGAGGCACTCGGTAAGGAGGTCTGGGATGGCGATCGCCTCGATGAAGATGCGGTTAGTGAACTGATGGATCAGGCGATGATGAAGTTGACTGGACGCGCCTCTGCGAAAGAGGCATGGCGAGATATTGTGCTACCCGATGATATTGTCGGTATAAAAATTAACCCCCTCGGTGGACCGGAGCTCAGCACACATTCTATCATCGTTGATAAGATCGTTGAAGGGGTATACGGAGCGGGTGTCCTCAAAAAGCAAATTGTTATCTGGGACCGCTTTGAAGACCACCTCCTGAACGCTGGGTACCCGATCAGACAGGAGGATGGCGAGGTGCGAACCATCGCCTCTGACACAGAGGGTATCGGGTATGATGACGAAGTGTTTTATGAAAGCGAGAAGGATAGTGTCACTCGTCGGGAAAACGAAAGTACCCGTTCCCGGTATTCCCGAATCGTCACACAAGAGGTTGATGTGCTAATTAACGTCCCTGTCTTGAAGCACCACGCGATGGCGGGTGTGAGTGGGTGTTTAAAGAATCTCGCGTTCGGAAGTGTGGACAACACACGCCGGTTCCATGGGAAACCGATCTATTGCAATCCGGCTATCGGCGAGATTCTTGAACATAAGGTGCTAAAAGACAAACTCGCACTCAATATCGTTGACGGATTGGTCGCATCGTTCGACAAGGGACCGACATATCACGCCGAGAGCGCGTGGAAATACGGTGGTCTCTTTATTAGTACCGATCCGGTTATCCTCGATGTCTTGGTCCTTCAGACGATCAACCAAAAACGCGAGGAGATGGAATTGGATTCTGTTTCTAAACTCGCGAACCATGTCAACACAGCGAGTAGTCTCGGTTTAGGGACGAATACACTGGATCAAGTGGATCTTCAGAAAGTTGAGGTATGA